One part of the Gammaproteobacteria bacterium genome encodes these proteins:
- a CDS encoding IS3 family transposase produces DVREYVAVYYNSKRLHSTLGYTTPMDYEKMLNKVSGSS; encoded by the coding sequence TGACGTGCGGGAATACGTGGCGGTGTATTACAACTCAAAGCGTCTGCATTCAACGCTCGGTTACACAACACCAATGGATTACGAAAAAATGCTTAACAAAGTGTCCGGAAGCAGTTGA